The proteins below are encoded in one region of Bacteroidota bacterium:
- a CDS encoding OmpA family protein — MRSTLLVLALLLTTSTTFAQSQPDETATKPITYPHRLTLGLGAGINMNFASGTYTDSLNNYSSGFGAAPTFFAMLEIPLAEKWMLVPRLHYSDYSGSFSDGTPINSTASQVKNFAYNVQTIGLDILGKYAVLDNFHILFGPSIGTMIKKTYAHGTSSDASSSSKDLPGTGSVYATIGAGVGYDIPINDKHTVWLTPELFYSFPLTNLGGSNGDLKVSTLRAGLSVKFDLGSDDKPSEPAPAAPQISVSAKGVLPNGDATNDPVVAEQVTRTRASMPLLPYIFFDYNSAEIPQRYTRSGSTGFSPEMLTGKDELEANHAALDVYGFRMKQYPDAVIKITGTNSNSGKERDNIELSRLRAMAVRDYLVKTWNIDPKRIIVDQRNLPELPTNPVTKAGMEENRRVEITSSDNRITEPVKIEHKESMPVGETLVRFENNVNADARTNIVRWEITTDQNGTPLGAADSGKGTPPRIVTLKVPNASAYAGQPFHYTMNVYDADGKKYSTDGMSRIVNKPVQNDKLEKYGMLSFDFNLSEINQRAQQMIGLIGESISRDATGVTVTGYCDNTGADDYNQALSEARADEAMKTLKQVTKLPANSNVTGMGKRNPKFVNELPEGRMLNRRVEVAIQKSNK, encoded by the coding sequence GTGAGATCGACGCTACTCGTTCTCGCACTACTTCTCACCACCTCGACTACGTTCGCGCAAAGCCAACCGGACGAAACCGCCACGAAACCGATCACCTATCCGCACCGACTTACCCTCGGACTCGGCGCCGGGATCAATATGAACTTTGCATCCGGCACGTACACCGACAGCTTGAACAACTATTCAAGCGGGTTCGGTGCTGCACCGACGTTCTTCGCAATGCTCGAGATCCCGCTTGCTGAGAAGTGGATGCTCGTCCCGAGACTCCACTATAGTGACTATAGCGGATCGTTCAGCGACGGTACGCCCATCAATTCGACTGCCAGCCAGGTTAAGAACTTCGCCTACAATGTTCAGACCATCGGCCTGGACATCCTCGGCAAGTATGCGGTGCTGGATAATTTTCATATTCTCTTCGGACCGTCGATCGGGACGATGATCAAGAAAACATACGCCCACGGCACCTCGAGCGATGCCAGCTCTTCGAGCAAGGATCTTCCAGGCACCGGCAGTGTCTATGCGACGATCGGCGCAGGAGTCGGCTATGACATCCCGATCAATGACAAGCATACCGTTTGGCTGACACCGGAATTGTTCTATAGCTTCCCGCTGACAAACCTCGGCGGTTCGAACGGCGACCTGAAGGTCTCGACGCTTCGTGCAGGGCTTTCGGTGAAATTCGACCTCGGCAGTGATGACAAACCCTCCGAGCCGGCGCCGGCTGCACCGCAAATCAGTGTGAGTGCAAAAGGTGTTCTGCCGAACGGCGATGCAACGAACGATCCGGTCGTCGCGGAGCAAGTGACCCGTACCCGGGCATCGATGCCGCTGCTGCCATATATCTTCTTCGACTACAATAGCGCGGAAATTCCCCAACGTTATACCCGCAGCGGCTCGACCGGCTTCAGCCCCGAGATGCTCACCGGGAAGGATGAACTCGAAGCCAACCATGCGGCACTCGATGTCTATGGATTTCGCATGAAGCAGTACCCCGATGCCGTCATCAAGATCACCGGGACGAATTCCAACAGCGGCAAAGAACGCGACAATATCGAGTTGTCCCGCCTGCGTGCGATGGCAGTCCGTGATTACCTCGTCAAGACCTGGAACATCGACCCGAAGCGCATCATCGTCGATCAGCGCAACCTGCCGGAGCTTCCGACGAACCCCGTCACAAAGGCCGGTATGGAAGAAAACCGTCGCGTGGAGATCACCTCCAGCGACAACCGAATCACCGAGCCGGTGAAGATCGAACATAAAGAGTCGATGCCAGTCGGGGAAACTCTCGTTCGGTTCGAGAACAATGTTAATGCGGATGCGCGGACGAATATCGTTCGTTGGGAAATCACCACGGACCAGAACGGTACACCCTTGGGTGCTGCCGACAGCGGCAAAGGCACCCCGCCACGCATCGTGACGCTCAAAGTACCGAACGCCAGCGCCTACGCCGGACAGCCGTTCCATTATACGATGAACGTCTATGATGCCGATGGCAAGAAATATTCCACGGACGGAATGTCCCGCATCGTCAACAAACCGGTACAGAACGACAAACTCGAGAAGTACGGAATGCTGTCGTTCGATTTCAATCTATCGGAGATCAACCAACGTGCACAGCAGATGATCGGCCTCATCGGAGAGTCTATCTCACGCGATGCAACGGGCGTGACCGTTACCGGCTATTGCGACAATACCGGCGCCGACGATTACAACCAGGCACTATCGGAAGCCCGTGCCGACGAGGCGATGAAGACCTTGAAGCAAGTGACGAAACTTCCTGCCAATTCCAACGTCACCGGTATGGGAAAACGCAACCCGAAGTTTGTCAACGAACTGCCGGAAGGCCGCATGCTCAACCGACGTGTCGAGGTGGCCATTCAGAAGTCGAACAAGTGA
- the mltG gene encoding endolytic transglycosylase MltG: MKRISAIVAAIAVLGLAIVLAALFWKNPSGPKEEVLIHVPKGATLSSVTDSLVKYDLIRSKLLFKIAAKFEGASSALQPGSYRMVHGLSNIDILTRLLGTEFSIVFEATFPEGSTIRKVASIAKEKLGLDSAMIVKLARDTAFIHSAGVPNAARTAEGYLFPDTYRFYLMMTPQELLKRMVSRFHEVVSDSLLVGAKDLAMTPTQFLTFASIVEAEAQRADERDTIAGVYFNRLKIGMKLDADPTVQYGLGLSRPITHDDLLKDNPYNTYLNTGLPPGPINNPGKAAIVAALHPAHHDKLYFVARRDGSGGHYFSKNIAEQEKAIKQSNRNQAN; the protein is encoded by the coding sequence ATGAAGCGAATTTCTGCCATCGTCGCCGCCATTGCCGTTCTCGGTTTGGCTATCGTGCTTGCTGCTCTGTTCTGGAAGAACCCGTCCGGACCGAAGGAGGAGGTCCTGATCCATGTTCCGAAAGGAGCAACGCTCAGCAGTGTGACCGATTCGCTTGTCAAGTATGACTTGATCCGTTCCAAACTCCTGTTCAAGATCGCTGCGAAGTTCGAAGGTGCTTCGTCTGCCTTGCAGCCCGGCAGTTACCGGATGGTCCATGGGTTGTCGAACATCGACATCCTGACCCGCCTCCTCGGTACCGAATTCTCCATCGTCTTCGAGGCGACATTTCCCGAAGGGTCCACCATTCGCAAAGTAGCATCCATTGCGAAAGAGAAGTTGGGACTCGACTCTGCGATGATCGTCAAACTTGCCCGTGATACCGCCTTCATCCATTCTGCCGGTGTGCCGAATGCAGCCCGCACCGCCGAAGGTTATCTCTTCCCCGATACCTACCGCTTCTACCTGATGATGACACCGCAGGAATTACTGAAGCGAATGGTCTCGAGATTCCATGAAGTCGTCAGCGATTCGCTGCTGGTCGGAGCGAAGGACCTTGCGATGACCCCGACCCAATTCCTCACGTTCGCATCGATCGTCGAAGCCGAAGCACAGCGAGCCGACGAACGAGATACCATTGCCGGTGTGTACTTCAACCGATTGAAGATCGGCATGAAGCTCGATGCCGACCCGACTGTTCAATACGGCCTCGGCCTTTCGCGGCCCATTACGCATGACGATCTGTTGAAGGATAACCCATACAATACCTATCTCAATACCGGCCTGCCGCCCGGACCGATCAACAACCCCGGCAAAGCAGCCATCGTAGCGGCGTTGCATCCGGCCCACCACGACAAACTCTACTTCGTAGCCCGCCGCGACGGCAGCGGTGGTCATTACTTTTCAAAGAACATCGCAGAGCAAGAGAAAGCGATCAAGCAGTCGAATCGGAACCAAGCGAATTAG
- a CDS encoding T9SS type A sorting domain-containing protein: MTVRSFDTPSSSQIFLNYHDTLLIGGPLLEYGQQILSGVYRVDGNSLIPFRGTGSLSFGEHGIIRCMALDSTGRLIIGGFFDSVDGQPASNIAFFDGTQWQPLGGGVAQPVIGIACSKNHIFAMSEGEASISEWDGASWKKPANQQGEYFSQICIFNGRLFGVHSGWLVSWDGSSWTDHTEHFQNHSDRVFITGIAPLRGMLYVAGAFDSVDDKPSRWLATFDGTSWGVFPGADRIPSNAVGGVVTEQTDGRYVYFDFDADAASAVTSGAILTGNGVRWDGARWSAAPPYSRLDGAVCEYHGKLFGLAEQEGIWWADSVSHGALRRSGQAGLAPYVRGLVRSGERIFATGRFTFVDTSGPATWRLPYRYDALMQFDGTTWHRLYFCDSVGEALNSNIMIDGMIAHDSNIYIFGGFERFRDRRTDGLIRFDGSNWFTYHDPALDTNVVFRNFPSALAVDSSGSVFAAFEAQSQFATLTKWNDTRWDTIPSPFPIHTSDNPIVITGSSEGFYLVSTSYAPAVYYWTGSTWDTILPPGSVLTLRYDSIYQRTDTLEAYIGLARWHNGKLFIAGQFNHVNGVPATGTCFLNGHSVELLGTGVSYDPIHPLATRECSGDWDVAFDKNAIYLAGSFNMVNGENTYGVAAWDGTRWWPMGSGLRNIDRQSYAQDEYSGCGSGIVVTDSGCIVSGFFQRAGGKPAYNLAGCRIDPNFASATVARAAQARGAQIVVWPDPCNASTVLTGSDSVTPTKHIRIFNMAGQDCTSIVSISHTQQSGLSLDVHLLPPGQYSIQTSDGDEHASGKFSVVR, encoded by the coding sequence GTGACGGTACGCTCGTTCGACACGCCGTCTTCCTCACAAATCTTCCTCAACTACCATGATACGTTATTGATCGGCGGTCCGCTGTTAGAGTATGGTCAGCAAATTCTCTCCGGTGTCTATCGGGTGGACGGAAATTCGCTCATCCCCTTCCGGGGAACCGGGTCGCTGAGCTTTGGCGAACATGGCATTATTCGCTGTATGGCCCTAGACTCAACCGGCCGACTCATCATTGGAGGTTTCTTTGATTCAGTCGACGGGCAGCCTGCCAGCAACATCGCATTCTTCGACGGTACGCAGTGGCAACCACTCGGAGGGGGTGTCGCGCAACCGGTGATCGGCATCGCGTGCTCGAAGAACCACATCTTCGCCATGTCTGAGGGCGAGGCATCGATCTCAGAATGGGATGGTGCGTCATGGAAGAAACCAGCGAATCAACAAGGAGAGTACTTCAGCCAGATCTGCATCTTCAATGGACGCTTGTTTGGCGTGCATAGCGGATGGCTTGTCAGTTGGGACGGATCAAGTTGGACCGACCACACCGAGCACTTCCAGAATCACAGTGACAGGGTCTTCATTACGGGGATCGCCCCGCTACGGGGTATGCTATATGTTGCTGGTGCCTTCGATAGTGTCGACGACAAGCCATCGCGATGGCTCGCCACCTTCGACGGTACGAGTTGGGGCGTGTTTCCCGGTGCAGATCGTATTCCGTCGAACGCCGTCGGGGGAGTCGTCACTGAACAGACAGACGGGCGATATGTTTACTTTGACTTCGATGCAGATGCTGCCTCTGCAGTCACTTCGGGTGCTATTCTAACGGGAAATGGAGTTCGTTGGGATGGTGCACGATGGAGCGCAGCCCCGCCGTACTCGCGATTAGACGGCGCCGTCTGCGAATACCATGGCAAGTTGTTCGGTCTTGCAGAGCAGGAAGGAATCTGGTGGGCCGACTCTGTGTCGCACGGAGCACTTCGGCGATCAGGACAAGCAGGATTAGCACCGTACGTCCGAGGTCTCGTTCGCTCAGGCGAAAGGATATTTGCAACAGGACGTTTCACGTTCGTCGATACATCCGGACCGGCAACATGGAGACTCCCATATCGCTACGATGCTCTCATGCAGTTTGACGGCACGACATGGCACCGCCTCTATTTCTGCGATTCGGTAGGTGAAGCGCTGAACTCGAATATCATGATCGACGGCATGATTGCTCATGATTCAAACATCTACATATTCGGTGGGTTTGAACGTTTCCGTGATCGAAGAACCGATGGCCTGATACGATTCGATGGTAGTAACTGGTTTACCTACCACGATCCTGCACTCGATACGAACGTCGTCTTCCGCAACTTCCCCAGTGCCCTGGCCGTCGATTCATCCGGATCAGTGTTTGCCGCATTCGAGGCCCAGAGTCAGTTCGCCACGCTGACGAAGTGGAATGATACGAGATGGGACACGATCCCATCCCCGTTCCCGATTCATACGTCAGATAATCCCATAGTTATCACGGGCTCGTCGGAGGGATTCTACCTCGTTAGCACCTCATACGCTCCTGCAGTCTACTACTGGACAGGGAGCACCTGGGACACGATACTTCCCCCGGGGTCAGTGCTCACGCTTCGCTACGACTCTATCTATCAACGAACCGACACACTGGAAGCATACATCGGGTTGGCCAGATGGCACAATGGGAAGTTGTTCATTGCCGGGCAATTCAATCATGTCAATGGAGTACCCGCGACTGGGACGTGTTTCCTGAACGGGCATAGTGTCGAGTTGCTTGGCACGGGGGTATCGTACGACCCGATTCATCCCTTGGCCACACGGGAGTGCAGCGGGGACTGGGACGTGGCGTTTGATAAGAACGCGATCTATCTCGCCGGTTCGTTCAACATGGTCAATGGAGAGAACACGTACGGGGTGGCCGCATGGGATGGTACTCGCTGGTGGCCGATGGGCAGCGGACTTCGCAACATTGATCGACAGTCGTACGCGCAAGATGAGTATAGCGGGTGCGGAAGCGGTATAGTCGTTACCGATTCCGGTTGCATAGTCAGCGGATTCTTTCAACGCGCCGGGGGCAAACCTGCATATAATCTCGCCGGTTGTCGCATTGATCCGAATTTCGCGTCGGCGACAGTTGCTCGGGCGGCACAAGCCCGCGGGGCGCAGATCGTCGTGTGGCCTGACCCATGCAATGCGAGCACAGTCCTGACAGGATCAGATTCGGTCACACCCACCAAACACATACGGATCTTTAACATGGCAGGTCAGGATTGTACCTCGATCGTCAGTATCTCCCATACGCAACAATCGGGGCTGTCACTTGATGTGCACCTTCTTCCTCCCGGTCAGTATTCTATCCAGACCTCCGATGGTGATGAGCACGCATCGGGAAAGTTCAGCGTGGTTCGTTAG
- a CDS encoding fatty acid desaturase → MDLSFLLNTWWGALIVIVVAGHFSIMCTSLYLHRSLTHQAITFHPIAAFPMRLWLWLFTGMSAKQWVAVHRKHHAHCETDEDPHSPVVHGWAQILFLGVKYYRKAYQDPETIEKFGKGVPNDFLERFLFEPTKYIGPFVLLGICMMLFSYWGVLVWGGMVIWVPFWAAGVVNGLGHTIGYRNFNVEDQSRNLSPIGLLLSGEELHNNHHKHPSSAKFSEKWFEFDMGWAYIQLLRGLGLAKLRVAN, encoded by the coding sequence ATGGATCTTTCGTTTCTCTTGAATACCTGGTGGGGCGCGCTGATCGTGATCGTTGTCGCGGGCCATTTTTCCATCATGTGCACGTCGTTGTACCTGCACCGTTCCCTGACGCATCAAGCCATCACGTTCCACCCCATCGCGGCATTCCCGATGCGGTTGTGGCTATGGCTCTTTACCGGCATGTCGGCCAAGCAATGGGTCGCCGTGCACCGGAAACACCACGCCCATTGCGAGACCGATGAAGATCCGCATTCGCCGGTCGTTCACGGTTGGGCACAGATCCTGTTCCTTGGCGTAAAGTATTACCGTAAGGCGTATCAGGATCCTGAGACGATCGAGAAGTTCGGCAAGGGCGTCCCGAACGATTTCCTGGAGCGCTTCCTCTTTGAGCCGACCAAGTACATCGGGCCGTTCGTGCTCCTCGGCATCTGCATGATGCTGTTCAGCTATTGGGGTGTGCTCGTGTGGGGCGGCATGGTCATCTGGGTACCGTTCTGGGCTGCGGGCGTTGTCAACGGCCTCGGACATACGATCGGTTATCGCAACTTCAACGTCGAGGATCAAAGTCGTAACCTCAGCCCGATCGGCCTGCTGCTGAGCGGCGAAGAGCTTCATAACAACCACCACAAGCATCCGTCGAGCGCGAAGTTCTCGGAGAAGTGGTTCGAGTTCGACATGGGCTGGGCCTATATCCAGTTGCTCCGCGGTCTCGGGCTGGCGAAGCTGCGAGTGGCGAACTGA
- the pgsA gene encoding CDP-diacylglycerol--glycerol-3-phosphate 3-phosphatidyltransferase, with amino-acid sequence MSLPNQLTALRIVLAPLFYILFAVAAPPHYGWAVGVFIVAAVTDWYDGYFARRLGKMTPFGAFFDPLADKVLTSVAFVAFAATGLVPWWCVVLIVLRDVYLTVFRMAADSLRQSIRTTTFAKYKTFFQMAFISYVLLVLLAREGDFGTALANTAGMLMQQEWLLPITLLVTSLTLLTALKYSFDNSAVLSRIMNRYILGKSTQA; translated from the coding sequence ATGAGCTTACCGAACCAGCTGACGGCCCTTCGGATCGTGCTCGCACCGCTATTCTATATCTTGTTTGCGGTCGCGGCGCCGCCGCATTACGGCTGGGCAGTCGGCGTGTTCATCGTTGCGGCTGTGACGGATTGGTACGACGGCTACTTCGCGCGGCGCCTCGGCAAGATGACGCCATTCGGTGCGTTCTTCGATCCGCTGGCCGATAAAGTGCTGACCTCCGTCGCGTTCGTCGCGTTCGCCGCAACGGGCCTCGTGCCATGGTGGTGCGTAGTGCTGATCGTGTTGCGCGATGTGTATCTGACGGTTTTTCGCATGGCGGCCGATTCGCTGCGCCAGTCCATCCGCACGACGACGTTCGCAAAGTACAAGACCTTTTTCCAAATGGCGTTCATCTCGTACGTGCTGCTTGTCCTACTCGCGCGCGAAGGAGATTTCGGCACGGCGCTCGCGAACACAGCGGGCATGCTGATGCAGCAAGAATGGCTGCTACCGATCACGCTGCTCGTAACGTCGCTTACGCTATTGACGGCGTTGAAGTATTCGTTTGATAATTCGGCGGTGCTCTCGCGCATCATGAACCGCTACATCCTCGGCAAATCAACGCAAGCGTAA
- a CDS encoding phosphatidylglycerophosphatase A: MAEYSALAKARTRLWKPMSPKMKDVPMWALLIGSFGFAGLSPVSSGTVGSLVAAVLYYFIPTLQHLGFLAVACFLVFIPGVVATDVIELKLGEHDPSVVVIDEVLGQWIALFTWTYAGDPIYVVIAFVMFRFFDIFKVWPASLFEKRNGGSAVMLDDAVAGVWANIATHLAMMLYVVVRGQ; encoded by the coding sequence ATGGCAGAATACAGCGCACTCGCAAAAGCACGCACGCGGCTCTGGAAGCCGATGAGTCCGAAGATGAAAGACGTCCCAATGTGGGCACTCTTGATCGGCTCCTTCGGCTTTGCGGGTTTGTCGCCGGTCTCGAGCGGGACGGTCGGCAGCTTGGTTGCCGCTGTGCTGTACTACTTCATCCCGACGCTGCAGCATTTGGGCTTTCTTGCTGTGGCGTGCTTCTTGGTCTTTATCCCTGGCGTTGTGGCGACGGACGTGATCGAGTTGAAGCTCGGCGAACACGATCCGTCGGTCGTGGTGATCGACGAAGTGCTCGGCCAGTGGATCGCGCTTTTCACCTGGACCTATGCAGGCGACCCGATCTACGTCGTGATCGCGTTCGTGATGTTCCGCTTCTTCGACATCTTCAAAGTGTGGCCGGCGTCGCTCTTCGAGAAACGCAACGGCGGTTCTGCCGTAATGCTCGACGATGCCGTCGCCGGCGTGTGGGCGAATATCGCGACACACTTAGCGATGATGTTGTATGTCGTAGTCAGGGGCCAGTAG
- a CDS encoding competence/damage-inducible protein A, with amino-acid sequence MLSAAILSIGDELLIGQVVNTNASYLSQQLNAIGVDVTSVVTVGDDAVQLRRAIDRAWKEHDVVIATGGLGPTHDDISKHIVAKYFKKQLHLDKATLRRVKARFVAYGYKRMPEANIGQAMVPDDFEALANARGTAPGLWYHTKGKTFVILPGVPHEMKHLTETHLIRRFKQIYAKKLGAVILHRTVLTTGIGESALAEKVGNVKDFLETGATLAFLPKTSGVRLRISVRHESERTANAIIARIEKKIRERVGTAIFGTEEQTLEEVVVGLLRAKKKTLATAESCTGGMLSMRITNVSGSSKVFEGGVISYSNEAKMRELGVPAAIIKKHGAVSEETARAMAEGVRKKFGTDYTLAITGIAGPDGGTKEKPVGTVYIALASKKQTLVKLAHFGGERQIVRERSADAALEMLRRALLL; translated from the coding sequence ATGCTTTCAGCAGCCATTCTTTCCATCGGCGACGAGCTCCTCATTGGGCAGGTCGTCAACACCAATGCTTCGTATCTGAGCCAGCAACTCAACGCCATCGGCGTTGACGTGACGTCCGTCGTTACCGTCGGCGACGATGCCGTACAGTTACGTCGCGCCATCGACCGCGCGTGGAAGGAGCACGACGTCGTCATCGCCACCGGCGGCCTCGGCCCGACGCACGATGACATCTCGAAGCATATCGTCGCGAAGTACTTCAAGAAGCAATTGCATCTCGACAAGGCTACGCTCAGGCGCGTCAAGGCCCGCTTTGTCGCCTACGGCTACAAGCGCATGCCGGAAGCGAACATCGGACAAGCGATGGTCCCCGACGATTTCGAAGCGCTCGCGAATGCGCGTGGCACCGCTCCCGGACTCTGGTATCACACCAAAGGCAAGACATTCGTCATCCTCCCGGGCGTGCCGCATGAGATGAAGCACCTGACCGAAACGCATCTCATCCGCCGCTTCAAGCAGATCTATGCGAAGAAGCTCGGTGCCGTTATTTTACATCGCACAGTGCTGACGACCGGCATCGGCGAATCTGCATTAGCGGAGAAGGTCGGGAATGTGAAGGATTTCCTCGAAACCGGCGCAACGCTCGCATTTTTGCCCAAGACAAGTGGCGTGCGCCTGCGCATCAGTGTTCGCCATGAGAGCGAGCGCACGGCCAACGCAATCATCGCGCGCATCGAGAAGAAGATCCGCGAGCGCGTCGGCACTGCGATCTTCGGCACGGAAGAGCAGACGCTCGAAGAAGTTGTGGTCGGTTTGCTTCGCGCGAAGAAGAAGACGCTTGCGACAGCCGAAAGCTGCACGGGCGGAATGCTTTCGATGCGCATCACGAATGTGAGCGGTTCGTCGAAGGTCTTCGAAGGCGGCGTGATCTCGTATTCCAACGAAGCGAAGATGCGCGAGCTCGGCGTCCCCGCCGCCATCATCAAGAAGCACGGCGCTGTGAGCGAAGAGACAGCCCGCGCGATGGCCGAAGGTGTACGCAAGAAGTTCGGTACCGACTACACGCTCGCCATTACCGGCATTGCAGGTCCAGACGGCGGTACGAAAGAGAAGCCCGTCGGCACCGTGTACATCGCCCTTGCAAGCAAGAAACAAACACTCGTCAAGCTCGCCCACTTCGGCGGCGAACGCCAGATCGTCCGCGAACGATCAGCCGACGCAGCGTTGGAGATGCTGCGGCGCGCACTGCTTTTGTAG
- a CDS encoding T9SS type A sorting domain-containing protein, translating to MPGYCFIIRTVDGGKHWGTPYVCRSYWYGGGTTCSTPLTSDTVIAGGNAHSSLFVSFDRGATWQLDSALLDTNYNFGLTQGLAVTSDRHIIACFQAFPLYAPGQAIIAQGQWSGQNEVATKRAIGSFAMYPNPAVRTVTVSVPLDAVRYRLYDLLGRQVTMRMVSGSSTTTVDLSALSPGVYSIVFETDRGQLITSKFVVSR from the coding sequence ATGCCTGGCTATTGCTTTATCATACGTACGGTGGATGGCGGCAAGCATTGGGGAACACCGTATGTATGCCGATCATATTGGTATGGCGGCGGGACCACTTGTAGCACCCCGCTAACATCGGACACTGTGATCGCGGGCGGGAATGCACATAGCAGCCTGTTCGTGAGCTTCGATCGGGGAGCCACGTGGCAACTGGACTCGGCACTACTCGACACAAACTACAATTTCGGTTTAACCCAAGGATTGGCCGTTACATCCGATCGGCACATTATTGCATGCTTCCAGGCATTCCCGTTGTATGCACCCGGGCAAGCCATAATCGCACAAGGTCAATGGTCCGGTCAGAATGAAGTGGCAACGAAGCGAGCAATAGGCAGCTTCGCGATGTATCCAAATCCTGCAGTACGGACCGTGACGGTTTCAGTGCCGCTCGATGCGGTGCGGTATCGACTCTACGACCTACTCGGTCGGCAAGTGACAATGCGTATGGTGTCGGGCAGTTCGACAACGACAGTGGATTTATCCGCCCTATCACCGGGTGTCTATTCGATTGTATTCGAAACCGATCGTGGGCAATTAATTACCTCGAAGTTCGTCGTTAGCAGATAG
- a CDS encoding rubrerythrin family protein, whose product MPTLQGSRTEANLLKAFAGESQARMRYDFYASQAKKEGLEQISAIFLETSANEREHAKRFFKFLEGRALEITATYPAGKIGTTLENLRAAAEGETEEWTTLYPEFSRIAEEEGFKEIASAFKLIARVERAHADRYNKLYSNLEEGRVFEREGVMTWKCRNCGYLHEGRKAPEVCPACMHPQSFFELVDENF is encoded by the coding sequence ATGCCTACGCTACAAGGATCACGGACCGAAGCGAACTTGCTCAAGGCATTTGCCGGCGAGTCGCAGGCCAGAATGCGTTACGATTTCTACGCATCGCAAGCCAAAAAAGAAGGATTAGAACAGATCTCCGCGATCTTCCTCGAGACCTCGGCAAACGAACGCGAGCATGCGAAGCGGTTCTTCAAATTCCTTGAAGGCCGCGCGCTCGAGATCACCGCAACCTATCCGGCCGGCAAGATCGGCACCACGCTCGAGAACCTCCGCGCGGCTGCCGAAGGCGAGACCGAAGAATGGACCACACTCTACCCGGAATTCTCGCGCATCGCCGAAGAAGAAGGCTTCAAGGAGATCGCCTCCGCGTTCAAGCTGATCGCCCGCGTCGAGCGCGCTCATGCCGACCGCTACAACAAGCTCTATTCGAATCTCGAAGAAGGCCGCGTGTTCGAGCGTGAGGGCGTGATGACGTGGAAGTGCCGCAACTGCGGCTATCTGCACGAAGGCCGCAAAGCGCCGGAGGTCTGTCCCGCCTGCATGCATCCGCAGAGCTTCTTTGAGTTGGTGGACGAGAATTTCTGA
- a CDS encoding Hsp20/alpha crystallin family protein yields the protein MSLVKFDPWRSLESAEHEMKHFFESFKWPVSTTFEKPEYMPKVDTSEDEKNLYLTAELPGMTKEDVKISISEGILTIRGKKERKEEKKEKDYHRVERSFGEFVRQFELPEGFKKDKIVATVKDGILEVTIPKNGASKPKEEEQIVPIQ from the coding sequence ATGTCACTCGTGAAATTTGATCCGTGGCGTTCGCTCGAGAGCGCAGAACATGAGATGAAGCATTTCTTCGAAAGCTTCAAGTGGCCGGTGTCCACCACGTTCGAGAAACCGGAATATATGCCAAAGGTCGATACGTCGGAAGATGAGAAGAATCTGTATCTGACGGCCGAACTGCCGGGAATGACGAAAGAAGATGTGAAGATCTCGATCTCGGAAGGCATTCTGACAATCCGAGGCAAGAAAGAACGCAAGGAAGAAAAGAAAGAGAAGGACTATCATCGTGTCGAACGTTCGTTCGGCGAATTCGTCCGTCAGTTCGAACTTCCGGAGGGCTTCAAGAAAGATAAGATCGTTGCAACTGTGAAGGATGGAATACTTGAGGTAACGATTCCCAAAAACGGCGCCTCCAAACCGAAGGAAGAAGAACAGATCGTTCCGATTCAGTAG